The DNA sequence GCAGGACGGGGATGTGGTGGAAATGCACATCTGAATAAACTGCCCCGGAGCAGGCTGAGGGGTATCCCCAAACATACATGTCCGTGGCAGTTGATCATGATAAAAAATAATGTTACCTGCCGAATGGTGTCAGTATAAAAGTTGACGGTTTCGTAAAAAGTCGGATTTCATTCCTCTCTGTCATTCCCGCGTAGGCGGGAATCCAGTTATAATAAGGTGTTATAGACTCCCGCCTGCGCGGGAGTGACAAGATTTGGACTTTTTACGGGTGCATCAAAGTTAATACGTAAAAAAACTATTAGTAATGAATCAAACGGTTGGGAATCAGGAGGTGTCATGTGAAAAAGGAAAATTTACAGGATAGTCCCATTTATGTCGCCCTCAACATGTCTAAAGTTGCTAATAATGAAGAAAGTTTTGAGTTAATGCATAGAGTGGGACCTCGGGTGTGTATCACAACTGCCACACATCCTGGATTCGTCGGCTTTATGGCAAATTTTCAAACGGGGATTTTGCCCCTCGCCGGCAGATATGGAGGAGGCAAAATTCATATGGAAAAAGAACTCAACCCTGTCCGTAACTATCAATACACGATGTGGAAAGACTGGCAAGATCATGATGAGTTTCATGAACAGCAGTTCGATAGAATTTTTGAGCTATGCGGCAGTTGTCTGGGGATGGTGATAGAAGGTCCATGGGAACCTGTTTATCGTATTGTCAAAGCCAAAATGCCGTCAATTCGATCTATGGGACAGATCAGTGATCTTGGTCAGGATATGCTACAGCAGAAAGATTTTATCCGCTTTGCAACACCGCAGCGATGTGTTGCTATCGCCGAACATACAATCGCTCCGGGAAAGGAGACGGCATTTGAAGAGGGTGCAATCGAAACGATGGAAGCTTTATCTGATTCAACCGGTTTTCTCGGGTATATGATTTTGAAACAAATTGGAGTTTGTGCGCTGGGCAGCTTTATGCTTGATCCAATCTCAATGGGAGAATCCCTGCAAACACTCGGGGCTAACCCTCCCAAAAACCCAAAACCCCTGTTCAAAACGCTGGAAGCGGTGCCAAGCCCACCGGAATATCTTATTCACAGCGAGTGGGATGCAGCTGAAATGGCTCAGTTAGGTTTTGCAAAAGTTTTAGTCAACCATAAAATCAGAAAGATTCACGATGATGGCGTTATGGCGCATCTTATTCGGGGACCGTATATCATGTTCTTTCAGCCGATGATGGAGGAGCCCGGTTGGCGGTCTCTGCTCGAGTAACTGTCATCTGATCGTTTTTTCGTCGAACCAGCCCGGTGGAGCGGATGCGGGTACCCTTGGC is a window from the Syntrophales bacterium genome containing:
- a CDS encoding sulfur oxygenase reductase family protein, with the protein product MKKENLQDSPIYVALNMSKVANNEESFELMHRVGPRVCITTATHPGFVGFMANFQTGILPLAGRYGGGKIHMEKELNPVRNYQYTMWKDWQDHDEFHEQQFDRIFELCGSCLGMVIEGPWEPVYRIVKAKMPSIRSMGQISDLGQDMLQQKDFIRFATPQRCVAIAEHTIAPGKETAFEEGAIETMEALSDSTGFLGYMILKQIGVCALGSFMLDPISMGESLQTLGANPPKNPKPLFKTLEAVPSPPEYLIHSEWDAAEMAQLGFAKVLVNHKIRKIHDDGVMAHLIRGPYIMFFQPMMEEPGWRSLLE